Within the Thermostichus lividus PCC 6715 genome, the region GCTAAAGCTAGGGGCTTGACGGCGCTTTTTCGGTAGAATAGAGTCTCTGTGCTGTATCAGTAGCGATCCATGCGCCTGTCGCAAATGCTTTTTGTCACCTTGCGGGATAACCCTGCGGAAGCGGAAATTCCCAGCCACAGGCTATTGCTGCGGGCTGGCTATATTCGCCGCATTGCCAGTGGGGTGTATAGCTACTTACCCCTGATGTGGCGGGTGCTCCAGAAGGTGAGTGCCATTGTACGCTCCGAAATGGATCGCAGTGGTGCCCTTGAGTGCCTGCTGCCGCAATTGCAGCCCGCTGAGCTATGGCAGGAATCTGGCCGTTGGGATACCTACACCCAAGCAGAAGGCATTATGTTTGCCCTCACGGATCGGGCAGAGCGGCAGTTGGGGCTAGGCCCAACCCATGAAGAGGTCATTACCACCCTTGCTAAGGATCTGATTCGTTCCTACCGGCAGTTACCGGTGCACCTGTATCAAATTCAAACTAAGTTCCGCGATGAAATTCGCCCCCGGTTTGGCCTGTTGCGGGGACGGGAATTCATCATGAAGGATGGCTACTCCTTCCATGCTGATGTGGCCAGCCTTCAGGACACCTATCAGGTGATGTACGACACCTACAGTCGTATCCTCAGCCGTTGCGGTCTTACTTTTCGGGCAGTTGAGGCAGATTCGGGGGCAATTGGCGGCTCTGGCTCCCATGAATTTATGGTGCTAGCCGATGCGGGTGAAGATGAAGTGCTCTATACCGCCGATGGTGAGTATGCTGCCAATGTAGAAAAGGCGGTGTCTGTGCCGCCAGCGGCTGTACCTAGCCCCTATAGGAAAATGGAAACCCTCAGCACCCCCAATGCAACCACCATTGAGGCATTAGTGGCGCAACTGGGCTGTGATCCGACCCAGATTGTCAAAACGGTTCTCTATCGTGCTGGGTTTGATAATGGTTGCTGCGGCTTAGTATTGGTGAGCATTCGTGGCGATCAAGAGGTGAATGCGGTGAAGCTTCAGAATGTGCTGACGGGTTTAGCTGCCAACTATGGAGCCAGTAAACTGTTGGATCTGAGGGTGGCCGACGCTGAAACCGCGCAGGAGTGGGCAGCACAACCCTTACCCTTTGGTTATATTGGGCCTGATCTGCCGGATACGTATCTAAAAACCACGGCCAACCTCATTCCCCAATTTATTCGAATTGCCGATACAACGGTGGCCGAGCTGAAGCGGTTTGTCACGGGGGCGAATAAGGCAGAGCACCATCGGGTTGGGGTGAACTGGGGCAACACCTGTGCCCTGCCAGCGTTAGTGGTGGATGTGCGCAAGGCG harbors:
- a CDS encoding proline--tRNA ligase yields the protein MRLSQMLFVTLRDNPAEAEIPSHRLLLRAGYIRRIASGVYSYLPLMWRVLQKVSAIVRSEMDRSGALECLLPQLQPAELWQESGRWDTYTQAEGIMFALTDRAERQLGLGPTHEEVITTLAKDLIRSYRQLPVHLYQIQTKFRDEIRPRFGLLRGREFIMKDGYSFHADVASLQDTYQVMYDTYSRILSRCGLTFRAVEADSGAIGGSGSHEFMVLADAGEDEVLYTADGEYAANVEKAVSVPPAAVPSPYRKMETLSTPNATTIEALVAQLGCDPTQIVKTVLYRAGFDNGCCGLVLVSIRGDQEVNAVKLQNVLTGLAANYGASKLLDLRVADAETAQEWAAQPLPFGYIGPDLPDTYLKTTANLIPQFIRIADTTVAELKRFVTGANKAEHHRVGVNWGNTCALPALVVDVRKAQAGDRACHDPTQYLETARGIEIGHIFQLGTKYSQAMQATYTNEQGEEVPLVMGCYGIGVSRLAQAAVEQHHDANGIIWPLAIAPYQVIIVVPNITDPTQMHLATELYTKLQTVGIEVLLDDRDERAGVKFKDADLIGIPYRVVTGRTSAKGEVELVERATGKTVTLSVSEAIAYLQQQVDQL